The following is a genomic window from Aphis gossypii isolate Hap1 chromosome X, ASM2018417v2, whole genome shotgun sequence.
aaatatttcaacatctCATAATATCTTTAGACATATTTATGATTAGTGGTTTGTGATAACTTATCAAATTCGTCCCCGTTGCTtcgatatttcaattttcaatagttCTATCATAGTGTCAAAGTGAATGAGTGTAAGCCACAAGgcaattaaagttattactaCTAAGTGATAAAAAACGCCGACTtgtttatttgtacattttatagttagtGTTCTTTtgtatacgttttaatttaatttgaaagttacaaaatggtataaaatgtttgtttcttgcttttattaaatgtgaaatattgatatcatttccatattgtattttattacagtcGCACACTATACTGTTGGTCCAATTTGGAACCAATCGGAATACAAGGACATATTCCGACTACAATTCTGTTAAAGAATGCatgaatggtaaaaaaaattccctTACTTTGCCAATAATCATCtaatgttttacaattttaggGATTTGTGGGATTTATGAATCACGTCTGAAGAAATTAAATCCACGCTTTTTGTCTCTTACATATGAAATAACTGAGCTGTTTGAATTTCTCGACCAAATAACAGATCTTTCATGTCTTGTGtacttcaattatattatattacatt
Proteins encoded in this region:
- the LOC114132790 gene encoding enhancer of rudimentary homolog; protein product: MSHTILLVQFGTNRNTRTYSDYNSVKECMNGICGIYESRLKKLNPRFLSLTYEITELFEFLDQITDLSCLVYQPDTMIYIPFNKEWIKEKLYIQLRCQASPPEKTVDLKQCTSYA